The DNA window CCCCCATCTTTAATCTCAAATCAAGAGCCTTGTTATGATATAAAGCTGATTTATCATTTAAACCTAAATCGTAATATAAAGCGCCAATATTATTGAAGGATTCCGCTACTAATTTCTCTAGTCCTAATTCCTCACGAATAGCCAAACTCTTATTGTAATATTCTAGGGCTTTATCGAATTCCCTTAAATCTGCATAAATACCCGCTAAATGATTATAAGAAGCAGAAATCCCTCTTTTTTCGCCCAAAGCCTCCTTTATCCTTAAACTAAGAAGATGGCAATTTATAGACTGCGTATAATTACCCATGTTTGAATAAGTATGTCCAATATTATTCAAGTTTAGAGCAATACCGGATGAATCGTTCATCTCCTTTCTAATTTTGAGTGCCATGAGTTGGAAATCCAATCCTAATCTCAAATTTCCTTGTCCGCTATAAACACTCCCAATATTACCGTAACAGCCGGCCATTCCATACTTATCATCAACTATTTTATAATACCTCAGACTTTTAAAATAATAATATAAGGCCTGGTCGGGATTATTATTTTCTCGAATGAAATAACCCTTATTATTATAATAGGCCGCTAAACAAGCCGTGTAAAAATTAAATAAGTAAGTTCCCTGTTTCTCTGTTTTCAAATTCAATTGAGCTAACTCACCTAATTGATCGTTAAAAGCAGGCCATTCATTATCATCTGCATTCTCTGAAAGAAAAAACAAAGCCTGACAGCGGATTGTATCGTGCGTAGCATTTTTCAATACCTGCTTAACCGAATCAATGTTTTGGGCGTATGAAACACGCAGGTAAAAACATAAGAAAATGCTTAAAAGAAAATTTATAATTCTAAAGTATTTCATTTACTATTACAATTACTAAAGTGGCTCTATAGCATTAACCATTTCCATCAATTCTCTTTCATTGGTAGAATTTAAAGCATTCATACTTTCCTGCCAGGCATAAAAAACATAAATGCGCCCTTCATGTTTAGCCTGGAAGCGAATTACCTCGAATGATTTCGATTTTGATTTGAGATCGGTAAAGTTGGATTTACGTTTTTCGAAGGAAAAATTTTTATTGGTGGTTTTATCGTACTTAATCACATTCTCGAAATGTAGATGGCCTACGTTTGAACGTTTGGCGGAATCAAGTCCGCCAACGGTACTTGGATAAACCACCACATGCATTTTACCATCTTTGTGAGGTTTGGAAAAAGCGACGCCGGCGCATTTACAATACGTACTGTTACCATCTTCCCATGGCGACATACCGCCAAATTCTTCGGCGCTCCAGTTTTCGAGCAGCGTATATTTTAACTGCAAATTTTTTGATTTAACGGCTTTTTGCGCATGCATAGAAAGAGAAAATAAAATCAAGAGTAAAAGACCTGTTTTTTTCATAGTGTTGGATATTAGCAGAGTTAAATATATTAAAAATGGTAAAATCCCCCTTAAATTGTAGTATCTTTGTGAAAAGTTCTTTGAACGGGATTATGGTTCTGAAATTCAACATTCATAACTTATAATTCTAAATGGGGCCCGACCGGTTTTGACAGTGAGCGCGGTGGGTAAGTAAGCATGTAGTGCGTTGTGGATATGGCACTTTAATCCTAATTCTCAAAACTATAATTGGCGAAGAGAATTCTTACGCTATGGCTGCTTAATCAACTCAGTTGATTCGGCCTTTGCAAACTCAGTAGCGTTTCTGCTTAGCGATTGAGACCTTGCATCATAAAATAGCAGGTTGTTTTAGTGATGATGTTATCTAAAGCAATATTAGCATCTAAGTTTAAAATTGGTTTGAATTTATGCCTGTTTTAAATCGAAAATCAAATAAGTTCTAAACGTGTAGAAAGCTTATCAACTCCTTATTTGGACCAGGGTTCGAATCCCTGCGGGTCCACCTGAAGGGACAAACTTAATTTTTTGAGTTTGTCCCTTTTTTCATTTCCTCTGGAACCCCCGTCAATACTGATAAGTAGAGCTACAGCTTCATTTATTTTGTGAGTTCGACAATTTTTTCCGTCAAATTTCATTTTTTCTGGAAATATCGAACTCCATATTTGATATCGATCCTCTAGTTCCATTGATTCTAGGGTCTTCCCGAAATTTGCGAATAAATTAATAGACTCTCTTATTCCTTCTGATAATTCTCTCGATGTATTCCGGCTCCCATATGCAACGCTCTTTAATTCTTCCATCTCAGAGTTGAATTTTAATTTCAGTTTTGAATATTCATCGGCTGAAATGCTGCCGTCAACAAATAATAATTGCAAATTTTCCAAACGTTTGCTAACTATCTCAAGCTCTTTTTCAGCCTTATTAATTTCAAATTGCGATTGTTTGTTCGTATCACTTAGAAATGAGTTCAAAAAAAGCTTATACACTGTTGAGGGATGGTTTTTAAAACTTAACAGTTTTTTAATTTTATCAAGTTCGTCGTTCACAATATGAGCTGGAAATCTCTGTTGGTAACATGAATTACAATGATAGTAAAAGAACTTTTTCTTCATCTTCCCGGTACTTGCACTAGCAGTCATTAAACCACCACACTTATTGCAAATTAATAAACCACGTAAAGGAAATTCAGGTCGAATTTTAGTATTCTTAGGAGTAATTCGTCTATTATTTTTTCGATTAATAACATCTTGTACTTTGTAGAATAGTTCAGGCTCAACTATTGCTTCGTGAACTGCATCAACCATTAAAGCAACCGGATTGCTTTCATCTGGTGGAATAAATATCTTTCCCATGTATATGGGATTTCTAAGAGCGATTGCGATGCCATTTCTACTATACTTTAATCCCATCTCCTTTATTTCATATCGGATTCTGTATTGAGGCATTCCCGTTGATGCCAATTCAAACATCTTTAACACCGCAGGTGCTAACTTAGGATTAGGTATAAGCAAAGGCTTTTTGTATTCGTCCCTACTATTCAAATATCCTTTCGGGGCTGTACTTGTCCATCTTCCTGCTTTCCATGCGGCTCGAATTCCATCTTTGATTTTTATACTTCTTCTGTCATTATCTACCTCCGGGAATGTAAGATAATACGCCAATAAGAATTTACTTTCAGGAATACTAAAGTCTATTGGTTGTGACGAAGCTTGCGCTTCGATACCTAAACCTTTTAAAGTACGAATCATTACATAAGCATCTGTGGTGTTACGCGAAAACCTGTCCCATGAAATAAAAAGCAGACAGTCTACAAATCCACGATTACTTTTTGCACGTTGAAGAAATTTTTGGAATGCTGGTCGTTCAAATGTTTTTGCACTATGATCTTCGAGAAATTCATAAACAATTTCTATATTTCTCTGCTCGCAAAATTTCTTTAACTGTTCCATCTGGCTATCTAAAGAATAACCTTGTGCCTGTTCATCAGAAGACACCCTTGCCATTATCGCCGCTTTTCTCATTTTTAATTTTATTTATGTGGTTAATAATTGTGCGGGCATTAATTTTTGCCCACATGGTCATCAGACTAATAATTTGCTTGATCTGTTCATCTGTGTATTGTTCTTCGCCTTGATTTAAAATTTTTTTACACTCCTCAAATGTTGGTAGCATCTCTTTAAGTGAATGCGAGATCTTTCAATTTATTTGATAAGATCACTTTGATATGATTCTCGGTATTTCCGAGCTTTAAAGTTTTATTTTTCTTGTACTTGTACAGGAGTATATCATACCTTCCTGAGTTCCGATTTCAATATTTTGATAAGCACCTTTATATATTAGCTCAAATATGCGCGCCTCATTTTTTAATTTTTTAATTTCGGTCAGCTCAGCTAAGTATGGTTTTTTATCGTCGTTGAAGCGAATGGCAATTGATTTGTATTTGCCTCCACGAATGAATTGAAGAATTTGCTTTTCCTCATTTGTCAATTGAAAAAACCTATCTGGTATTTTACCGGGATCAATTGAAACAATTACATCTTTCAGAAGATCATTTAGAGAGATGGCGATATAGTCATGAAGAAAGATCTGATTATAGCCATCGATTTTAGTTAATTCTTCAATAATATCAGGAATAAAAATTGTCATCCACTGATCACCATCTCTTCGCTGAATTTCTCCATTCACGGAATCTTGAATCGCAAGTAATAATGTTACGTTTCCTTTTTCATGAAGAATTTTGGATAGCATAATGTCAAAATTTGTTATGCTTATTTTATTTACATGCTCAGAAGTTTTATAATTATTTCTAATTTCTTGCTTCACATATTGATCTTCATCTAAATTTTGAATAGCTGCTTCAACATATTTATCAGCATCAGGATGCATTAAATAATCAGAGAGTTTGGTTTGCTGAAAAAGTTCTTCTTTGATATCTGCGATTGCCTCAAAACTTACCGTTAGCTTTCTTAGTTTAGATACTAGTCGAATCCACACTAGTTCTTTGAAATTGAACCGTCGAGTTTTGTTTGGAGTATTGTCTTTTATTAATACGCCGCGCTCTTGCCAATATACCATGTCACGCTTTGATACTCTACAGTCCAATAGTGTATAAGGACGAACGTGATCACTCTTTCCAAGCAGAAAGCTCGCCACATCTCTTATATTTATAGATTTGTTAATCATGTGTTTATAATTATTTGTTACAAATATGTTACATTTATCGAACTTTAGCAAATAAATCTTTAAACAATTAAAACCAATACTTATGAAAAAACGAAATCACTTAAAACTGGATGTGAATTCACCTTATTACAGAGTGTGTTTATATCCAAGATGCTCAGAACCATTTATGACAACAAGCGGTCGGATCTATTGTTGCGATAAATGTGCAGATGACCACTACAATGAAAATAGAAAATTAAAAAAGTTAAAGCTAGGAAGGAGGATGAATGAATTCGATGATGACGAGCCAGTCATTATACCCATCACGCCCGGTATTCCTCCTTCAGAAAAAACAGAACCGGCTCCCGCCTTTGAGATTAATCCTGAACAAGTAGAAAAAAACATCGAAGTCTTTTCTAGATTGACCATTGATAAGAAGAATGGAACAATTTACAGCATCTCTTTTCTAGAAGAACTGAAGGTCGACCTCCGACATTACACTTACTTCTATCCGCTTTGCAATGTTAAGAATGGTTTCTGTGTAATGTTCGGCAACTTTCTAACCTTCTTAGTTTCGCCCCTTGAAGTATTAATTTATTATAAACCATAAAACCTAAAAAATGACTGCAAAAATTACTTATCCGGAAATTCAAAAACTGTATGGCGTACCTTTAGATCATGTTGCAAAGCCACATCAGCCTTTTAAACTCACTACGACACATTATGTAGTGGGTGGGGTTATTATTTGTTTAGCAGCATACGGCGCATACTGTATCTTTAAAGATGTGTCTTCTAAGTTTGAAGGCAAGACCGAATTCAAATTCAGACACAAAGACAAGACACAACCCGATGCTTAAACTAATTACTCTTCCAAATAAAAAGAGAGAACAAACGTTCTCTCTTTTTTTGCCCCTGTACTTTTTGTGCCGGTTCACTCTTTTGAAATTTTTGTGCCGGTGTAAACGGGCGTTTACTCCCGTTTACGGTTGATTTATCAAATTGGTGTTTCCCAATGGGTTACCCTCAATTATGCCCGTAAACTCCCGTAAATGCGGGTATCCGGAGGAAAACACCCGTTTATACCGGATAACGGGAGTTCTTTCGGGTCAAAATTTATATCCTAATATAAATTTCCCTTGATAAAAGGTTGTTTATAATTCGGTTTATTCATTTTATTAACACGTTTACAAAGGCAAAAAGAATAGATTATCTTTGATATAAGACAAACAAAAATTAGCGTATAGGAAAAATATAGAAACATAACATATTAGCGTAAGTAAAATTCTTAGCAACCCGGAAACCGCGAAATTTCAACTGCTGTACAAGAAAAACTTAAATGCTCACGTCAAGGCGTGGGGTTTAGTTTATTTGTACAGCAACGTGCTTCGCGGTACGTCGGGCGTGCAGTATTCTGAATTTCCACGCCGATTTATTTTATAACGACATGAGCCAATACTACAAATTAGATTTAATAAACGTACTTAACCATTGCACCAATACTGACATACTAAAAATGACAGAGGTGTGCCTTACTTCTGAATGGCTAA is part of the Bacteroidota bacterium genome and encodes:
- a CDS encoding recombinase family protein: MRKAAIMARVSSDEQAQGYSLDSQMEQLKKFCEQRNIEIVYEFLEDHSAKTFERPAFQKFLQRAKSNRGFVDCLLFISWDRFSRNTTDAYVMIRTLKGLGIEAQASSQPIDFSIPESKFLLAYYLTFPEVDNDRRSIKIKDGIRAAWKAGRWTSTAPKGYLNSRDEYKKPLLIPNPKLAPAVLKMFELASTGMPQYRIRYEIKEMGLKYSRNGIAIALRNPIYMGKIFIPPDESNPVALMVDAVHEAIVEPELFYKVQDVINRKNNRRITPKNTKIRPEFPLRGLLICNKCGGLMTASASTGKMKKKFFYYHCNSCYQQRFPAHIVNDELDKIKKLLSFKNHPSTVYKLFLNSFLSDTNKQSQFEINKAEKELEIVSKRLENLQLLFVDGSISADEYSKLKLKFNSEMEELKSVAYGSRNTSRELSEGIRESINLFANFGKTLESMELEDRYQIWSSIFPEKMKFDGKNCRTHKINEAVALLISIDGGSRGNEKRDKLKKLSLSLQVDPQGFEPWSK
- a CDS encoding MerR family transcriptional regulator — translated: MINKSINIRDVASFLLGKSDHVRPYTLLDCRVSKRDMVYWQERGVLIKDNTPNKTRRFNFKELVWIRLVSKLRKLTVSFEAIADIKEELFQQTKLSDYLMHPDADKYVEAAIQNLDEDQYVKQEIRNNYKTSEHVNKISITNFDIMLSKILHEKGNVTLLLAIQDSVNGEIQRRDGDQWMTIFIPDIIEELTKIDGYNQIFLHDYIAISLNDLLKDVIVSIDPGKIPDRFFQLTNEEKQILQFIRGGKYKSIAIRFNDDKKPYLAELTEIKKLKNEARIFELIYKGAYQNIEIGTQEGMIYSCTSTRKIKL